AATATTCACAAACGGAGGTTGTTGAGTAGGGCTGTACTTAAAGTTGTCGGAGCTGGTGGTGCATGGTGTAGGCCGGTGTTGGACTGAGCTGCCGCAACTGGGTTGAACCATACCAGACTATTCGGTTTGTTTCATTATACTGATAATAATTTCTTGCTTGACTAAACTTTTTAGCAGGCGGCTACATACTGCAGTCGACCATGAACTGTACGAAGGCGCTCCGCAGGCTCCTGTGCCGGCGGCTCAGGGGGCAGGTTCAATTAACTGCCATTCTCTCAGTTCCGGCGGCCGGGGTTTACATACTAGCACTGATAACAGGTTGGTAACTATGTTACTTGCAGTGGCTTTTAGTTTTTATATAGGTATGCtgacagaaaagtgttgacagAAGTGACAGGTCAGGATGAAGTGACACCAGGTACGGACAATACAAAGGTGTTATCATGTCACATATCATATCCTTTCTAGCAAACAGCAATTAGTTCTAGTGACATGGATTGAAATACTGCTATATAGTCAGGATGGCCAGACCACCAAACATGGTAAGATTATGGAATGCTATGATTTATCAAACATTTTTTCTTCCCAGAACACTGATTTGTAAATGTATAAGACCAGTCTTATGCTATTAAGACACAACTGATTCAATAACAACAGGTATTATAccgtacaattcttacattaaaaTTCATAATCTATAATAATTGACagaattagctatgcattgctTCTGAAAGAGATTTCAACCATGCATGGTAAGTACATTGTTTCTTGGCTTCATCTGTTCACAATGCATACCATAATGCCATAGAAACAACTGCAGAAATAGAAGATAGTGATAGCCGTATGCAGTTCCCATGGATGTCATTCATCTTCAGATCTTCAGATATGCAGTGTCGAAACCTAGAACAATAAATATAATTagcaatattttgaaatatgtatttgtaattgtaaatggATGTTAATCATACCAAAAAAAACAGTCTGCATAGTCTGCATTACATACAATGGCTAGAATGGTTATAATAATGCATTATGGATGTAGATCATACCGGGAATACAGTGTGCATTACGTACTATGGGTAGAATGGTCAGTAATGCAGACAACAAATGGAATGCTCGGTGTGAGGAAGCATATCATCTGCAGTTTGGTGTGATATGCAAccaactgttttaacagtgtagtagtagtagtagtagtagtagtagtagtagtagtagtagtagtagtagtagtagtagtagtagtagtagtagtagtagtagtagtagtagtagtagtagtagtagtagtagtagtagtagtagtagtagtagtagtagtagtagtagtagtagtagtagtagtagtagtagtagtagtagtagtagtagtagtagtagtagtagtagtagtagtagtagtagtagtagtagtagtagtagtagtagtagtagtagtagtagtagtagtagtagtagtagtagtagtagtagtagtagtagtagtagtagtagtagtagtagtagtagtagtagtagtagtagtagtagtagtagtagtagtagtagtagtagtagtagtagtagtagtagtagtagtagtagtagtagtagtagtagtagtagtagtagtagtagtagtagtagtagtagtagtagtagtagtagtagtagtagtagtagtagtagtagtagtagctaaTACTTTGTAATATAGTTCAAAGCCTATACCTCAGTAAGGTGTTGATCAGGCTTGCAAGTTGGTTTGAATTGCTAAGGCAATTCACTAGACTGCTGCTCACTTAGAGTCTTTCATTAGGACATATGCTGATATATCACAATCTTTTAATATTTCAGATCTGTGaaatacaacataattattcaTTTTTAGAGATTTATATTCTTAGTCAAGTGTATGCTCTGCTGatgtttcagcctcatataccAAGACATTTTGGAGGTACAGCCCTAcatacaaagtagcaacaacagaaagatcaatttatacagaaaatgaattacaggcacttactaaaGTAGTTGTAACTTATGAATAATATGCAGAGTGGAGACTCGCACCATCATGTTCAACTGTTCACCATGAAAAGGGGAAACCATTGATGGATAGGTTTTTACTTGTATCacccttcagcactgacaaagACAAAATCAGTGGTCGCATACTATCTCCTTgacgtgacataaacaaatgctcatatcTTATGTTTCAATTGAGGTGTCCACAACTCGAAGAAAATCCTGTATGAGATTTCTAAGATTTTATGGCAAGATTTCAAAGATATTTGATTCGTGTGATTTTAAGTACCCAAAAATATGTAAGATTTTAGATTTCAAAATCTCTACAGGCTGTACAAGTTTTCAAATGAGTTGCAGACCCCTCGGTCTACTGCAAATGAGATGATATATTGAGGTTTTtacctttcttcacaaagaacaaagcgtttaaGAAACTTTACGAAACTTATAAAAACGTGCAAGTGTTTTATCCAGTAATCAATGCCCTATACTGTAAAAATTAGGCTTGCATGTTTATTTTGGGTTGTtagaaatctggtcacatttaatcTTGCAAATTACTAATTATGTTATGGTGTTGAAACCAGGTTGGGTCagcctggtcacattttgtcagGGTCATTAGGGTCTGACCCACTTTACAGACTATTCATTTATGACCTGGATTTGATCACATATGaaagcttctttcatgagccatgcccactttaatATTAGGGTGAGTTGAAgtttgtaggtatgcatgaagccacacccacttatatTACAGCAAATGAATCTTGACTCGCTAGTTGAGCACTCAAAATGTAGCTCTTGGTGCACACCTAAGTTTCAGGGTAAAATCTGGGTCGGTAGttgtgacccggtttcaacactgCTATGTTATACATGTCAAAATCCCAGAAAAATACTTATGTATGTATCCTTGATTCATTTAGCTATTATCTCTTATAGAAATTTTCCCACCTGTATTTTGAGGCCAGATGTTTGTGCTTTGATCTCAAGCACTTCCTAGATAACAAGCTGCTTGTGGAGAATGTGACTGTTACAGAAGACAAGCAAATGTTAGAATCTGTCTTCAAACTGTATATAGAACATGTTAAGCCAAAGTTGACATCTTTCAAAATAGGAGCTGTTCATAACGACTTGAATTGTGACAATCTCTTGTGCGTTAAAGGAAGTGACCAAAATTCTTGGAAACTATCCGGTGTTATTGACGTGATGGATGCAACTGTTTCTCACTCTGTGTTTGATGGAGCTGTTTGTATAGCTTTCTTGATGATGAAAGATTGCACCAATCCATTAGAATATACTGTACCAGCTGTTTCTGGATACCTTAATAACTACTCCCTGAATGATGAAGAATTTGATTGTCTCTACTACCTTGTTGCTGCTCGCTTGACACAAAGTTACCTTCATGCACTTAACAATCAAATAACACAGCCAGACAATTTATGTCGGACAAAGTCTCTGCATAAAAGTTACACAGTATTAAAAGTTTTGTTAAGTACTCCGAAACAAGAAGTTGACAAAATGTGGAGACAGACATTAAAATCAGTTTAGATACTTTaatactatatatgtatatatgtagaaTATTATATGTGTATTTATCACGCACAAACTAAACAGGACCTGCCTATTCACCTGAAAAATGCTGGCTAAGTCCAATAATATAACACCAGCTAGCAAACTTTGCTATAAGGCAAGTGTTAAATTTACTTAAATGTAGTTAATGGAGACTT
This portion of the Dysidea avara chromosome 12, odDysAvar1.4, whole genome shotgun sequence genome encodes:
- the LOC136241267 gene encoding hydroxylysine kinase-like, with protein sequence MTEFIPPVISNERVAQIVQAHYTVSHIDPSCIKLLYGYEDRNYYIKEMCTGTESCSSKEYVFKVMNQKDSKFPDFFDALSKLMFFINAEVLNCSLPVQPVDVPEGRFIISLKKSYMLETKMKKDVTYVGFLLTYVPGVPISEVECSPKFLYSIGEFVGKLSTSLQKFSHLYFEARCLCFDLKHFLDNKLLVENVTVTEDKQMLESVFKLYIEHVKPKLTSFKIGAVHNDLNCDNLLCVKGSDQNSWKLSGVIDVMDATVSHSVFDGAVCIAFLMMKDCTNPLEYTVPAVSGYLNNYSLNDEEFDCLYYLVAARLTQSYLHALNNQITQPDNLCRTKSLHKSYTVLKVLLSTPKQEVDKMWRQTLKSV